One genomic window of Borreliella burgdorferi B31 includes the following:
- the mnmD gene encoding tRNA (5-methylaminomethyl-2-thiouridine)(34)-methyltransferase MnmD, producing MKKPIFKENTIYSSKFDDIYYNPKQGIEESFYTFIKGCNLDLELKTKKNILIAELGFGTGLNFICLLKFIKENNITSKINYYSIEKFPLEKKTIMQISKFFAKETAYFKLMLKNYSKIPKKNLKLKITENVNLKILIGDAKIKIKEIPENVEYWFLDGFNPKKNPEMWSNEIFNLISEKSSPKCKLSTFSSARIVKDGLKLANFKYIHIEKGFGNKRHMIKAQKN from the coding sequence ATGAAAAAGCCAATTTTTAAAGAAAATACCATATATTCAAGCAAATTCGATGACATCTATTACAATCCAAAGCAGGGAATTGAAGAGAGTTTTTATACATTTATTAAAGGTTGCAATTTAGATTTAGAATTAAAAACAAAAAAAAATATTTTAATAGCAGAGTTGGGATTTGGAACAGGATTAAACTTTATATGTCTTTTAAAATTCATAAAAGAAAACAACATAACCTCAAAAATTAATTATTATTCTATAGAAAAATTTCCACTCGAAAAAAAAACAATAATGCAAATTTCAAAGTTCTTTGCTAAAGAAACCGCTTATTTTAAATTAATGTTGAAAAATTATTCTAAAATTCCAAAAAAAAATTTAAAACTAAAAATAACAGAAAATGTTAATTTAAAAATTTTAATTGGAGACGCCAAAATAAAAATCAAAGAAATTCCTGAAAATGTAGAATACTGGTTTTTAGACGGATTTAATCCCAAAAAAAATCCTGAAATGTGGAGCAATGAAATATTTAATTTAATTTCTGAGAAAAGCAGTCCGAAATGCAAGCTTTCAACATTTTCCTCTGCAAGAATTGTAAAAGATGGCCTAAAACTTGCTAATTTTAAATACATTCACATAGAAAAAGGATTTGGAAATAAAAGACATATGATAAAAGCTCAAAAAAATTAA
- a CDS encoding L-threonylcarbamoyladenylate synthase yields MISTEIISSSQIQKAAKLIKMGELVVFPTETVYGIGANAYNEDAVKMIFLVKKRPINNPLIVHVDTVKKIKELSEYIPKSALMLIKKFSPGPLTYVLKKSIKISRFVSGNLDTVAIRIPANKTALSLIKASKVPIVAPSANISKRPSSTNFEMALKELNGLVRGIIKPEENKDFNIGIESTVVGFDLKDNVLILRPGAITKKMIENELQGKYTVNYAETKMELEKSPGNIIEHYKPKIPVYLFKSQDNIRRYLNKDTKILITKATLKSYLFNFFWNKKNITVFNTLEEYAQNLYKELVNSENNYKQILSEFLKDEELGHSINNRIKKASSNRFINKK; encoded by the coding sequence ATGATATCAACAGAAATAATTAGCAGCAGCCAAATACAAAAAGCAGCAAAACTTATCAAAATGGGAGAACTTGTAGTATTCCCAACAGAAACAGTTTACGGAATTGGCGCAAATGCTTACAATGAAGATGCTGTAAAAATGATTTTTTTAGTAAAAAAAAGGCCCATCAACAATCCTTTAATAGTACATGTTGATACGGTAAAAAAAATAAAAGAATTATCAGAATATATTCCCAAAAGTGCCCTCATGCTAATCAAAAAATTTAGTCCAGGCCCTTTAACTTATGTTCTTAAAAAATCAATAAAAATATCTAGATTTGTAAGTGGAAACCTAGACACAGTGGCAATAAGAATTCCTGCAAATAAAACAGCTTTAAGCCTAATAAAAGCATCTAAAGTCCCCATAGTAGCACCGTCTGCAAACATATCAAAAAGACCAAGCTCAACAAATTTCGAAATGGCCTTAAAAGAATTAAATGGACTTGTAAGAGGAATAATAAAACCGGAAGAGAACAAAGACTTTAATATTGGAATCGAATCAACTGTGGTTGGGTTTGACCTAAAAGATAACGTACTGATATTAAGACCAGGCGCAATAACAAAAAAAATGATAGAAAATGAACTTCAAGGAAAATATACAGTAAATTACGCAGAAACAAAAATGGAACTAGAAAAATCACCTGGAAACATAATTGAACATTATAAGCCAAAAATTCCCGTTTATTTATTTAAAAGTCAAGATAACATAAGAAGATACTTAAACAAAGATACGAAAATACTTATCACAAAAGCTACTCTAAAATCCTATTTATTCAATTTTTTTTGGAATAAAAAAAATATTACAGTATTTAACACTCTTGAAGAATATGCACAAAACCTTTACAAAGAGTTGGTAAATTCTGAAAACAACTACAAACAAATACTTAGCGAATTCTTAAAAGACGAAGAACTTGGACATTCAATAAACAATAGAATCAAAAAAGCTAGTTCAAATAGATTCATTAACAAAAAATGA
- a CDS encoding tRNA dihydrouridine synthase: MKFLFDIPLPIMILAPMEDVTDTVFRNLIHLIGSAEGEPHIYFTEFISTKGILNGSKQSVQHVFLKPNELNRPLIAQIWGNVPEQFYRAIEILGSMGFWGIDINMGCPKSKIIKKGVCSALINNKSLAKEIILASKEACARFNLPLSVKTRHGFSYPEVDDWLGFLLGLEIDMLTVYPRLAVNQSKGPVNFDIFYELVKLRNNLSPSTLIIGNGDVLSLKEARYYVDKYLIDGIMFGRGIFDNLNLFKPFSKHFLDSNLNFRLNILKFHIKDFHATWGLEKDFNKLKKYFKIYFTEKERQSKYFSNLINSKTYEELFENLKVIDMVGDF, encoded by the coding sequence ATGAAGTTTTTATTTGATATTCCTCTTCCAATTATGATTTTAGCTCCAATGGAAGATGTTACCGATACTGTTTTTAGAAATTTAATTCATTTAATAGGATCTGCAGAAGGAGAACCTCATATTTATTTTACCGAATTTATTTCTACAAAAGGAATTTTAAATGGATCAAAACAATCTGTTCAACATGTTTTTTTAAAACCCAATGAACTTAATAGGCCTTTAATTGCTCAGATTTGGGGCAATGTTCCTGAGCAATTTTATAGAGCAATAGAAATATTAGGGAGCATGGGGTTTTGGGGAATTGATATTAATATGGGTTGTCCTAAGAGTAAAATAATTAAAAAAGGAGTTTGTTCAGCTTTAATTAATAATAAATCTTTAGCTAAAGAGATAATTCTTGCAAGCAAAGAAGCTTGTGCGAGATTTAATTTGCCTCTTAGTGTTAAGACCAGGCATGGATTTTCATATCCAGAAGTTGATGATTGGCTGGGGTTTTTGTTAGGCCTTGAAATTGATATGTTAACGGTTTATCCAAGACTTGCTGTTAATCAGAGCAAAGGTCCTGTTAATTTTGATATTTTTTATGAACTTGTTAAATTACGAAATAATCTTAGTCCTTCTACTCTGATTATTGGAAATGGGGATGTTTTGAGTCTCAAGGAAGCTAGATATTATGTTGATAAATATTTAATTGATGGAATTATGTTTGGTCGTGGAATTTTTGATAATTTGAATTTATTTAAGCCCTTTTCAAAACACTTTTTAGATAGTAATTTAAATTTTAGGTTAAATATATTAAAATTCCATATAAAGGATTTTCATGCTACTTGGGGACTTGAAAAAGATTTTAATAAACTTAAAAAATATTTTAAGATATATTTTACTGAGAAGGAAAGACAGAGTAAGTATTTCTCAAATCTTATAAATTCAAAAACTTATGAAGAGCTTTTTGAAAATTTAAAAGTTATTGACATGGTAGGAGATTTTTAA
- the valS gene encoding valine--tRNA ligase — protein sequence MNCRPLEKYDPKAFEDEIYTKWLKNNVFLPDNSLFEKFSMVAPPPNVTGVLHMGHALNFVLQDVLVRYKRMKRHNTLWLFGTDHAGIATQAVFERHLKKIGKSKDDFEREELVQEIFKLKDRHRGIIVNQINKLGASYDHSRERFTLDENLCKAVNKVFKDLYFKGLIYRGEYLVNLDPGSGSVVSDEEIEYKEVDGKLYFVKYFIDNSSFIEVATTRPETMFGDTAIAVNPNDERYKSLVGKEVTIPLTTKKIKVIADFYVDSAFGTGALKVTPAHDPNDFEISKRHNISKVNILTQDGKLNKNVPLQYQGLSAKDARFKIETELMEKGFLQDVKKHKQQVGHCYRSGEVIEPYLSTQWFVRMKPLADKALKALENGELKFYPKKWENTYKYWLSNIRDWCISRQLVWGHRIPVWYNVDTSELIVSDTDPSLDEKNMGKRFVQDPDVLDTWFSSWLWPFSSLGWPNVDVDFKNYYPTNTLITAYDIIFFWVARMVMAGLEFTGQVPFKDVYITPLLRDKQGKKMSKSLGNGIDPLDIINEYGSDSLRFTLSFLSVQGQDLNIDAKDFMFGAKFANKVFNASKFILLNLKNRKILNDLKFNDIDKWLLTSLNSTILGVESSFANYKYNEASKFVYEFFWNDFCDWYIEISKIDLNNENVDIQNMAISKLLFFLKKSLLILHPFIPFVTEKIYSEFAEKEDILALNEYPNFDIANNFQEEFEIFKVLKTFIIAIRTLKSEFNIPASVEIDVALKFDADFKYEAYFKANESIVKRMINFKNIFYNENYDGMLGVAAVGFEIYADVKSLIDKTKELIRLEKQLEKYKMLNISVSKKLENENFLMNAPKEIVESEKLKFVEFSSLINKINNYIINLKNL from the coding sequence ATGAATTGTAGACCTCTTGAAAAATATGATCCTAAGGCATTTGAAGATGAAATTTACACTAAGTGGCTTAAAAACAATGTTTTTTTGCCAGATAATTCTTTATTTGAAAAATTTAGTATGGTTGCGCCTCCTCCTAATGTTACTGGCGTGTTGCACATGGGGCATGCTCTTAATTTTGTTTTGCAAGATGTTCTTGTAAGGTATAAAAGAATGAAAAGACACAATACTTTGTGGCTTTTTGGCACAGATCATGCAGGAATAGCAACGCAGGCTGTTTTTGAAAGACATCTTAAAAAGATTGGTAAAAGCAAAGATGATTTTGAAAGAGAAGAGCTTGTTCAAGAAATTTTTAAATTAAAAGATAGGCATAGAGGGATAATTGTTAATCAGATAAACAAACTTGGGGCGTCTTATGATCACTCAAGAGAAAGGTTTACTCTTGATGAGAATCTTTGTAAGGCTGTTAACAAGGTTTTTAAGGACTTGTATTTTAAGGGGTTGATTTATAGGGGTGAGTATCTTGTTAATCTTGATCCTGGATCTGGGAGTGTTGTTAGCGATGAAGAGATTGAATACAAAGAAGTTGATGGTAAGCTTTATTTTGTTAAGTATTTTATTGATAACTCTTCTTTTATTGAGGTTGCAACAACTAGGCCTGAGACAATGTTTGGGGATACTGCTATTGCTGTTAATCCTAATGATGAGAGATATAAGTCTTTAGTTGGCAAAGAAGTTACAATTCCTTTGACAACTAAAAAGATAAAAGTTATTGCAGATTTTTATGTTGACAGCGCTTTTGGCACTGGGGCTTTAAAAGTTACTCCTGCACACGATCCTAATGATTTTGAAATTTCAAAAAGGCACAATATTTCTAAGGTCAATATTTTAACTCAAGATGGAAAACTTAATAAAAATGTTCCTTTGCAATACCAAGGATTAAGTGCGAAAGATGCAAGATTTAAAATTGAAACAGAATTAATGGAAAAGGGTTTTTTGCAAGATGTTAAGAAGCATAAACAACAGGTTGGGCATTGTTATCGGTCAGGTGAGGTTATTGAACCTTATTTGTCTACTCAGTGGTTTGTGAGAATGAAGCCTTTAGCAGACAAAGCTTTAAAGGCTTTAGAGAATGGCGAATTAAAATTTTATCCTAAAAAGTGGGAAAATACATATAAATATTGGTTATCAAATATTAGAGATTGGTGTATATCAAGACAGCTTGTTTGGGGACATAGAATACCGGTTTGGTACAATGTTGATACATCTGAACTTATTGTTAGTGATACTGATCCTTCTTTAGATGAAAAGAATATGGGGAAGAGGTTTGTTCAAGATCCAGATGTTCTTGATACTTGGTTTTCTTCTTGGCTATGGCCCTTTTCTTCGCTTGGATGGCCCAATGTTGATGTTGATTTTAAAAATTATTATCCAACAAATACCTTGATAACAGCTTACGATATAATATTTTTTTGGGTTGCAAGAATGGTGATGGCAGGATTAGAATTTACAGGGCAAGTTCCTTTCAAAGATGTTTATATAACACCTCTTTTGCGTGACAAACAAGGTAAAAAAATGTCAAAGTCTTTAGGCAATGGAATAGACCCTCTTGATATTATTAATGAGTATGGAAGTGATTCTTTGCGGTTTACTTTATCCTTTTTGTCTGTTCAGGGTCAAGATTTAAATATTGACGCTAAAGATTTTATGTTTGGGGCTAAATTTGCAAACAAAGTTTTTAATGCTTCCAAATTTATTCTTTTAAATTTAAAAAATAGAAAAATATTAAATGATTTGAAATTTAACGACATTGACAAATGGCTGCTTACAAGCTTAAATTCGACTATTCTTGGTGTAGAGTCTTCTTTTGCAAATTATAAATATAACGAAGCTTCAAAATTTGTTTATGAGTTTTTTTGGAATGATTTTTGTGATTGGTATATTGAAATTAGCAAAATTGATTTAAATAATGAAAATGTTGATATTCAAAATATGGCTATTTCTAAGTTGCTATTTTTTCTTAAAAAATCATTGTTAATTTTGCATCCGTTTATTCCTTTTGTTACAGAAAAAATTTATTCTGAATTTGCAGAAAAGGAAGATATTTTAGCTTTAAATGAATATCCAAATTTTGATATTGCCAATAATTTTCAAGAAGAATTTGAAATTTTTAAAGTATTGAAAACTTTTATTATAGCTATTAGAACACTTAAGAGTGAATTTAATATACCTGCTAGTGTTGAAATTGATGTTGCTTTGAAGTTTGATGCTGATTTTAAATATGAGGCATACTTTAAGGCTAATGAAAGCATTGTAAAAAGAATGATTAATTTTAAAAATATATTTTACAATGAAAATTATGATGGCATGCTTGGTGTAGCTGCAGTTGGTTTTGAAATTTATGCAGATGTTAAGTCATTGATAGATAAAACCAAAGAGTTGATAAGGCTTGAAAAGCAGCTTGAAAAGTATAAAATGCTCAATATTTCTGTTTCAAAGAAACTTGAAAATGAAAATTTTTTAATGAATGCTCCCAAGGAAATTGTTGAATCTGAAAAATTAAAATTTGTAGAATTTTCTTCTTTAATTAATAAAATAAATAATTATATTATTAATTTAAAAAATCTGTAA
- a CDS encoding septal ring lytic transglycosylase RlpA family protein: MRNLIDAILRDNKNFVFLFVFFFIASHLNSATVGLASWYGEAFHGKTTANGEKFDMMALTAAHKELPFNTTVKVTNLLNNRSVVVRINDRGPFRKDRIIDLSKYAAEKLDFLGIGVAPVKIEVIESSNEKRPSVSKSSDFKKTFNIPGVKEEKKTKQSDENISVKNKSKDLLADYSVSADKETDFYIQVGSYRKKDYADRAYRILKKAGLFVVVNSHGPFYTVFIPTNADDVQKNIELIKSAGYKDTLIRKTKVPGESLIMD, from the coding sequence ATGAGAAATTTAATTGATGCCATCTTAAGAGATAATAAAAACTTTGTTTTTCTCTTTGTATTTTTTTTTATTGCTTCTCATTTAAATTCTGCCACAGTGGGTCTTGCTTCATGGTATGGCGAAGCTTTTCACGGCAAAACTACTGCTAATGGCGAAAAATTTGATATGATGGCGCTTACTGCTGCTCACAAAGAATTGCCCTTTAATACTACCGTAAAGGTTACAAATCTTTTAAATAATAGATCAGTTGTTGTAAGAATTAATGATAGAGGTCCTTTTAGGAAGGATAGAATAATCGATTTGTCAAAATATGCCGCTGAGAAGCTTGATTTTTTAGGAATAGGGGTTGCTCCTGTAAAAATTGAAGTGATTGAAAGTTCGAATGAAAAAAGACCTTCTGTATCAAAATCTAGTGACTTTAAAAAAACATTTAATATTCCTGGGGTTAAAGAAGAAAAGAAAACCAAGCAATCAGACGAAAATATTTCTGTTAAAAATAAATCCAAAGATTTATTGGCAGATTACTCAGTTTCTGCTGACAAAGAAACAGATTTTTACATACAAGTTGGATCTTATAGGAAAAAAGATTACGCTGATAGGGCTTATCGAATATTAAAAAAAGCGGGTCTTTTTGTTGTAGTAAATTCTCATGGGCCGTTTTATACCGTTTTTATTCCTACTAATGCCGATGATGTTCAAAAAAATATAGAACTTATTAAATCTGCTGGATATAAAGATACTTTAATAAGAAAAACCAAGGTTCCAGGCGAGAGCCTTATTATGGATTGA
- the groES gene encoding co-chaperone GroES — MKNIKPLADRVLIKIKEAESKTISGLYIPENAKEKTNIGTVIAVGSNKEEITVKVGDTVLYEKYAGAAVKIENKEHLILKAKEIVAIIEE, encoded by the coding sequence ATGAAAAATATTAAGCCGTTAGCTGATAGAGTTTTAATAAAAATCAAAGAAGCTGAGAGTAAAACAATCTCAGGACTTTACATACCAGAAAATGCAAAAGAAAAAACAAATATTGGGACAGTTATAGCTGTTGGTTCTAACAAAGAAGAGATCACTGTAAAAGTTGGTGATACTGTGCTTTATGAAAAATACGCAGGAGCTGCTGTAAAAATCGAGAATAAAGAACATTTAATACTAAAAGCAAAAGAAATAGTTGCAATAATAGAAGAGTAA